A stretch of the Porites lutea chromosome 12, jaPorLute2.1, whole genome shotgun sequence genome encodes the following:
- the LOC140953951 gene encoding galanin receptor type 1-like — MNNRNDTIVPTENGNFIEPPPMRWTLRLIFVVVFIVGVIGNSVVCAAVIRRKRMRTSNNIFTFNLALCDLLNVVIYLPTQMAAFENDHNWAVGNFMCLFVYILVPLCLCASIGTLLAITCDRYRAIAYPMKPRLSGKMVKIILATIWSSSLVICFPLIFVAGEIRPSPGKVYCDETWPAPIYMEIYWNFIFVIQYFLPLTIIAVLAVLIAMKIRQNNAIHLLPKSSQAIANAVRQRMKQTSKITNMLIALVVLYAICMLPQHINFLWFTYGNLKSSKYSIYVLRFSNVFPMANSALNPIAYGTLNKEFKKVFKGFFECDCRRSDSDVYSAKRTPNPLNRSGKFRLAVYKHANEEDSSSDAAEKGRKSSTPSLASFGKRKDARRKGKKDLKKGSDIIQDFVPNGNATLSTSLNSQDHNCNEQGSSKNDFFEIEDLDVNVSPATTKDFLKLRARSPVLEQREEEQELLMNERRKEGKPITARGFKDRNSLEDPKKPSYDETTPQRGADDYGRKLDLNALDLKDNLTTQLLAHDFENDAVINSWVEVTNIDKKLLAYISALKETDI; from the coding sequence ATGAACAACAGAAATGATACGATCGTACCGACCGAAAATGGCAACTTTATCGAGCCTCCGCCAATGAGATGGACTCTCAGGTTGATTTTCGTCGTGGTTTTCATCGTCGGAGTCATTGGTAATTCTGTAGTATGCGCCGCAGTGATCCGACGTAAGCGAATGCGGACCAGCAACAACATCTTTACCTTCAATCTCGCGCTCTGTGACTTGCTCAACGTGGTGATTTATCTGCCGACGCAGATGGCTGCGTTCGAGAACGATCACAACTGGGCAGTGGGAAATTTCATGTGTCTCTTTGTGTACATTCTTGTTCCTCTATGTTTGTGTGCATCGATTGGGACACTGTTGGCCATAACCTGCGACAGGTATAGAGCAATCGCTTATCCAATGAAACCACGATTAAGTGGTAAGATGGTTAAGATTATTTTAGCGACTATTTGGAGCAGCTCGCTCGTGATCTGCTTTCCGCTGATTTTCGTCGCGGGAGAGATACGGCCTTCGCCGGGCAAGGTCTACTGCGACGAAACTTGGCCAGCACCAATTTACATGGAAATCTATTGGAACTTTATATTTGTGATTCAGTACTTTCTACCTTTGACAATTATAGCCGTTTTAGCTGTTTTGATCGCCATGAAAATTCGCCAGAACAACGCGATACACTTGCTTCCTAAAAGTTCTCAAGCAATTGCAAATGCAGTGAGGCAAAGAATGAAGCAGACTTCTAAAATAACTAACATGCTCATCGCCCTCGTAGTTCTATACGCAATCTGTATGCTACCACAGCATATTAACTTCTTGTGGTTCACTTATGGCAACTTGAAAAGTTCCAAATATAGTATTTATGTCCTTCGATTCTCCAACGTGTTTCCTATGGCGAACAGTGCGTTGAATCCTATTGCTTACGGGACACTGAACaaggaatttaaaaaagtgTTCAAAGGCTTCTTTGAGTGTGACTGCCGTAGAAGTGATTCTGATGTTTACTCAGCGAAAAGAACGCCTAATCCTTTAAACAGAAGTGGCAAGTTTAGGTTAGCAGTGTACAAGCACGCAAACGAGGAAGACTCATCCAGCGATGCGGCCGAAAAAGGTCGAAAATCCAGTACACCTTCCCTTGCGTcatttggaaaaagaaaagatgcgagaaggaaaggaaaaaaggatCTTAAAAAAGGGTCGGAcataattcaagattttgtaCCTAACGGAAATGCGACACTCAGTACATCTCTAAATTCACAAGATCATAACTGCAACGAACAAGGAAGTTCCAAGAACGATTTTTTCGAAATCGAAGACCTTGACGTTAACGTGTCCCCGGCAACGACAAAAGACTTTCTTAAGTTGCGCGCAAGATCACCTGTACTTGAACAGCGGGAAGAAGAACAAGAGTTATTAATGaatgaaagaagaaaggaaGGGAAACCTATAACTGCGCGAGGTTTTAAAGACCGAAACTCACTAGAAGATCCGAAGAAGCCTTCTTATGATGAAACCACACCACAGCGTGGCGCGGACGATTATGGTAGAAAACTTGACTTGAACGCCTTAGATTTGAAAGATAATCTAACAACACAACTGTTAGCTCATGATTTCGAAAACGATGCAGTCATAAACAGTTGGGTTGAAGTAACCAATATAGATAAAAAGCTTCTAGCCTATATTTCCGCGTTAAAAGAGACCGACATTTAG